From one Mangrovibacterium diazotrophicum genomic stretch:
- a CDS encoding 2-isopropylmalate synthase — MSDKLYIFDTTLRDGEQVPGCQLNTVEKIEVARALEELGVDVIEAGFPISSPGDFNSVVEISKAVTWPTICALTRAVEKDIDVAAEALKYAKKGRIHTGIGTSYYHIHHKLNSNPDEIIERAVRAVKHAKKYVEDVEFYAEDAGRTENEYLARVVEAVIKAGATVVNIPDTTGYTMPYEFGEKIKYLIDNVKGVHNAIISTHCHNDLGMATANTIAGIINGARQAEVTINGIGERAGNTSLEEVVMTLKSRYAVLGIDTNINTKNIYKTSRLVSNLMNMPVQPNKAIVGRNAFAHSSGIHQDGVLKNRENYEIIDPTEVGINESSIVLTARSGRAALKHRLEVLGFELTKEKLDEVYEKFLELADKKKDIRDDDVAMLVDDTEKKERRIKLDFLQVVTGKTLQPMASVRLDIAGEKFNATASGNGPVDAAINAVKQIVKRHVILEEFLIQAITRGSDDVGKVHMELDFEGVKYFGFGANTDIITAAVEAFLDAVNKMKV; from the coding sequence ATGAGCGACAAGTTGTACATTTTTGACACCACATTGAGAGACGGAGAACAGGTTCCGGGGTGTCAGTTAAACACAGTTGAGAAGATTGAAGTGGCCAGAGCTTTGGAGGAATTGGGCGTAGACGTGATCGAAGCCGGTTTCCCTATTTCAAGCCCGGGGGACTTCAATTCAGTAGTCGAAATTTCTAAAGCGGTTACCTGGCCAACAATTTGCGCCCTCACCCGTGCTGTAGAAAAAGACATTGATGTTGCCGCCGAAGCGCTCAAATACGCCAAAAAAGGACGTATCCATACCGGTATTGGAACATCATATTACCACATTCATCACAAGCTCAACTCAAATCCTGATGAAATCATCGAGCGTGCCGTTCGCGCGGTAAAACACGCCAAGAAATATGTAGAAGATGTTGAATTCTATGCTGAAGATGCAGGTCGTACAGAGAACGAATACCTGGCTCGCGTAGTTGAAGCGGTTATCAAAGCTGGTGCGACGGTGGTTAACATTCCGGACACAACCGGTTACACCATGCCTTACGAATTTGGTGAAAAAATCAAATACCTGATCGACAACGTAAAAGGTGTACACAATGCGATCATTTCAACGCACTGTCACAACGACCTGGGTATGGCAACTGCCAACACCATCGCCGGTATTATTAACGGTGCACGTCAGGCCGAGGTAACCATCAACGGTATTGGCGAACGTGCCGGTAACACCAGTTTGGAGGAAGTGGTGATGACCCTGAAGAGCCGTTACGCTGTTTTAGGTATCGACACCAACATCAATACAAAGAATATTTACAAAACCAGCCGTTTGGTTTCGAACCTGATGAACATGCCGGTTCAGCCGAATAAAGCAATTGTTGGTCGTAACGCGTTTGCGCACTCATCCGGTATTCACCAGGACGGCGTGTTGAAAAACCGCGAAAACTACGAAATCATCGATCCAACTGAAGTTGGGATCAACGAATCGTCAATTGTATTGACTGCCCGTAGTGGCCGCGCTGCTTTGAAACACCGTCTGGAAGTGTTGGGCTTCGAATTAACCAAAGAAAAACTGGACGAAGTTTACGAGAAATTCCTGGAATTGGCCGACAAGAAAAAAGACATCCGTGATGACGATGTTGCGATGTTGGTTGACGATACGGAGAAAAAAGAACGTCGCATCAAATTGGACTTCCTGCAAGTTGTAACCGGAAAAACCCTGCAACCAATGGCATCTGTTCGTTTGGACATTGCCGGCGAAAAATTCAACGCTACCGCTTCGGGTAACGGTCCGGTTGATGCTGCTATCAATGCAGTGAAACAGATCGTGAAACGCCACGTAATTCTGGAAGAGTTCCTGATCCAGGCGATCACCCGCGGAAGCGACGATGTTGGTAAAGTGCACATGGAACTTGACTTTGAAGGTGTAAAATATTTCGGTTTTGGTGCCAACACCGATATTATCACCGCTGCAGTTGAAGCCTTCCTGGACGCTGTCAACAAAATGAAAGTATAA
- a CDS encoding lipocalin-like domain-containing protein: MNSLIVGTWKLKSFEVKTKNGEVIYPYGEDATGLVIYSNTGFYSIQFMPRIQCTGDLKGISYFGTYEYNREKDYIIHHVEGSLYSGIENVDKIRYSRIRGKHLTLTCPPLVWDDHTETIATIYFEKQEEIPELSVTQPMPKY, from the coding sequence ATGAACAGTTTAATAGTTGGAACATGGAAACTCAAGTCGTTTGAGGTGAAAACAAAAAACGGCGAAGTAATTTATCCTTACGGTGAAGATGCAACCGGGCTTGTAATCTACTCCAATACCGGTTTTTATTCTATCCAGTTTATGCCCAGAATTCAGTGCACGGGCGATCTCAAAGGAATTTCCTATTTTGGAACCTACGAGTACAATCGCGAAAAAGACTACATCATCCATCATGTTGAAGGCTCGCTCTACTCCGGAATCGAAAATGTGGACAAAATCCGCTATTCAAGAATTCGGGGCAAGCACCTCACCCTAACCTGCCCACCGCTGGTTTGGGACGACCATACCGAAACGATCGCAACCATTTATTTTGAAAAACAGGAAGAGATTCCGGAGTTAAGCGTAACACAACCCATGCCCAAATATTAA
- the ilvC gene encoding ketol-acid reductoisomerase: MANYFNTLPLRLQLEQLGTCEFMDKAEFADGVKKLEGKKIVIVGCGAQGLNQGLNMRDSGLDISYTLREAAIKEQRQSYKNAAENGFKVGTYEEMIPTADLVINLTPDKQHTNVIGAVMPLMKKGAALSYSHGFNIVEEGMQIRKDITVVMVAPKSPGSEVREEYKRGFGVPTLIAVHPENDPNGDGMEIAKAYCAATGGDRAGVLRSSFVAEVKSDLMGEQTILCGLLQTGSILSFDKMIEKGIEPGYASKLIQYGWEVITEALKHGGITNMMDRLSNPAKIKAFELSEDMKRIMRPLFQKHMDDIMSGEFSSTMMKDWANDDVNLLTWRAATGETAFEKTPAGDVEISEQEYFDNGVLMVAFVKAGVELAFETMTEAGIKEESAYYESLHETPLIANTIARKKLFEMNRVISDTAEYGCYLFDHACKPLLTEFMKTIDTDVIGETYGEGYDNGVDNKQLIAVNEIIRFHPVELIGYELRESMTAMKKIV; encoded by the coding sequence ATGGCAAACTATTTCAACACGCTCCCATTGCGTTTACAATTGGAACAATTGGGAACTTGCGAATTCATGGATAAGGCTGAATTTGCTGATGGTGTTAAAAAATTGGAAGGTAAAAAAATCGTTATCGTTGGTTGCGGTGCTCAAGGTTTGAACCAAGGTTTGAACATGCGCGACTCTGGCTTGGATATTTCTTACACACTGCGCGAAGCTGCAATTAAAGAGCAACGTCAATCATACAAAAACGCTGCTGAAAACGGATTCAAAGTAGGTACTTACGAAGAAATGATTCCAACTGCTGATTTGGTAATCAACCTGACTCCGGACAAACAACACACCAACGTGATTGGCGCTGTTATGCCATTGATGAAAAAAGGTGCTGCTCTTTCTTACTCTCACGGTTTCAACATCGTTGAAGAAGGCATGCAAATCCGCAAAGACATCACTGTTGTGATGGTTGCTCCAAAATCTCCGGGTTCTGAAGTTCGCGAAGAATACAAACGTGGTTTCGGTGTTCCTACCCTGATCGCTGTTCACCCTGAAAACGATCCGAACGGTGACGGTATGGAAATCGCGAAAGCATACTGTGCAGCAACTGGTGGCGACCGCGCCGGTGTATTGCGTTCATCTTTCGTTGCTGAAGTAAAATCAGACTTGATGGGTGAGCAAACAATCCTTTGTGGTTTATTGCAAACAGGTTCTATCCTTTCTTTCGACAAAATGATCGAAAAAGGAATCGAACCGGGATACGCTTCAAAACTAATCCAATACGGATGGGAAGTGATTACTGAAGCTTTGAAACACGGTGGTATCACTAACATGATGGACCGTTTGTCGAACCCAGCAAAAATTAAAGCTTTCGAATTGTCAGAAGATATGAAACGCATCATGCGTCCGTTGTTCCAAAAACACATGGACGACATTATGAGTGGCGAATTCTCAAGCACAATGATGAAAGACTGGGCAAACGATGATGTTAACCTGTTGACATGGCGTGCTGCGACCGGAGAAACTGCTTTCGAAAAAACTCCTGCCGGCGACGTTGAAATCAGCGAACAAGAATATTTCGACAATGGTGTCTTGATGGTTGCTTTCGTGAAAGCCGGTGTTGAATTGGCTTTCGAAACCATGACTGAAGCTGGCATCAAAGAAGAATCAGCTTACTACGAGTCACTGCACGAAACTCCGCTGATCGCGAACACAATTGCTCGTAAGAAATTATTCGAAATGAACCGTGTGATTTCTGACACTGCAGAGTACGGTTGCTACCTGTTCGATCACGCCTGTAAACCGCTGTTGACTGAGTTCATGAAAACCATCGATACTGATGTGATTGGTGAAACTTACGGCGAAGGTTACGACAATGGCGTTGACAACAAACAATTGATCGCTGTGAACGAAATCATCCGTTTCCACCCTGTTGAACTGATTGGTTACGAATTGCGCGAATCAATGACTGCAATGAAAAAAATCGTTTAA
- a CDS encoding helix-turn-helix domain-containing protein, with product MTQSQTLTFFFTTTAFMNSINEHLPVYSLDNFSSSERKSQQFQVEVFDAKRHFSVKYPHRHDFFEVLYLMRGSGFHVIDGNRYEINPPCVFFMSPGQAHKIEFSHDIEGYIFIFTADFYLVNRSNQNSLIEFPFFYNLKQDNPPLRLENQLDVQFLENLFKRSISELNSDDPGKLDLLRSILDLILMTCASRYRSSENMAGKGKGHILVKQFYHLVEENNHKNLSLKEYSEMLAVTPNHLTQTVKSLTGKTSSQIVKAKQILEIKRLLVHTNLSVAEIAHQLNFEDQSYFTKFFKRESGYSPLQYRSQAVSK from the coding sequence ATGACTCAAAGTCAAACCCTCACTTTCTTTTTTACAACAACAGCCTTTATGAACTCCATCAACGAACATTTACCGGTTTACAGCCTCGACAATTTCAGCTCCAGCGAGCGGAAAAGTCAGCAGTTTCAGGTTGAAGTGTTTGATGCCAAGCGCCACTTCAGCGTGAAATACCCGCACCGGCACGATTTCTTTGAAGTGCTTTACCTGATGCGCGGTTCAGGCTTTCATGTGATTGATGGAAACCGATACGAGATCAACCCGCCCTGCGTATTTTTCATGTCGCCGGGGCAGGCCCACAAGATTGAATTCTCGCACGATATTGAAGGCTACATTTTCATTTTCACGGCCGATTTCTACCTCGTCAACCGGAGCAATCAAAACAGCCTGATTGAGTTTCCCTTCTTCTATAATCTGAAGCAGGATAACCCTCCGCTCCGACTGGAAAACCAGCTGGACGTTCAGTTTCTCGAAAACCTATTCAAACGAAGTATCAGCGAGCTCAACAGCGACGATCCGGGCAAACTGGATTTGCTCCGATCTATTCTAGACCTCATTCTGATGACTTGTGCGAGCCGTTACCGCTCGAGCGAAAACATGGCCGGAAAAGGCAAAGGCCACATCCTGGTGAAACAGTTTTATCACCTGGTGGAAGAAAACAACCACAAAAACCTTTCGCTTAAAGAATATTCCGAGATGCTGGCTGTAACACCCAATCACCTCACACAAACAGTGAAGAGTCTGACCGGAAAAACATCGAGCCAGATCGTGAAGGCAAAACAAATATTGGAAATCAAGCGGCTGCTGGTTCACACCAACCTGAGTGTGGCCGAAATTGCACACCAGCTCAACTTTGAAGACCAGTCGTATTTCACCAAATTCTTCAAACGCGAAAGCGGATATTCACCACTGCAATACAGATCTCAAGCTGTTTCAAAATAA
- the ilvN gene encoding acetolactate synthase small subunit, producing MKQEFIITVYSENNIGLLNRLTINFTRRKINIESLTVSASAIQGISKFTIVINETEERVKKVVGQLEKIVDVLKAFYHTNDEMVFQELALYKVPTEALYESDKVEHMVRNSGARILEITKEFTVIEKTGHKEETKQLFDDLSQFGVLQFIRSGRIAITRDPIERLSEFLKERDALLEAMD from the coding sequence ATGAAACAAGAATTTATCATCACCGTTTATTCGGAAAACAATATCGGGCTATTGAACCGCCTGACCATCAACTTTACACGTCGTAAAATCAACATCGAAAGCCTGACCGTTTCAGCGTCGGCAATCCAGGGAATTTCAAAATTCACCATCGTGATTAACGAAACGGAAGAGCGCGTGAAGAAAGTGGTTGGTCAACTGGAAAAAATTGTTGACGTACTGAAAGCCTTCTACCACACCAACGACGAAATGGTGTTTCAGGAACTGGCTTTGTACAAAGTTCCAACTGAAGCATTATACGAAAGCGACAAGGTTGAACACATGGTTCGCAACTCGGGTGCACGCATCCTGGAAATCACCAAAGAATTTACGGTGATTGAAAAAACCGGGCATAAAGAAGAAACCAAGCAATTGTTTGACGATCTATCTCAATTCGGCGTTCTTCAATTCATCCGCTCTGGCCGCATCGCGATTACACGCGACCCGATTGAGCGTTTGTCGGAGTTCCTGAAGGAACGCGACGCTTTATTGGAAGCAATGGACTAG